DNA sequence from the Geobacter sp. AOG2 genome:
CCGGCCGCATTGAAACGATGGATGGTGGAGAGGGAATGGGTCACGAAACCGGCGAAGACCAGCCGGCTCGCCCAGGTCGCCATCCCCTTCGTCGTATGCAGCAGATAGCCCAGATAGAGCGCTGTGGCGCAGCCGTACAACACCAGGGTGCAATAGAAGAAAATCTGGCTCATGAAATGTCCTTGCGTGCGGAAAGCTCGGCGACCAGGCGTCTCGCCATCGTGCGTAAAAGCGTCTTATTGTATGTGGTGCCATTCCCTTCCGTCAATAGCTTTTCTCGCTCCGCAGCCAGTTGTTCCACAAGTCCGGCGTAATCATTACCGATCATCCCGGCGATGGCGTCGCGGACCTCGGCGGCAAGGGCCGGGCAACGGCCGCCCGTCGAGACGGAGATCTCGAGCGCTCCCCGCCGCAAGATCGCGGGGAAATGGCAGTCTCCCGCTTCCGGCCGGTCGGCGACGGCCACGAGGATGCCTTTCTCCCCCGCCTCAGCGGCTACCCGCCGGTTCACGGCGGCGTCATCCGTCGCCGCCACCACCAGCGCAATGCCGTCCAGGTCGGCGGCCTCATAACAACCGATCCGTACCGTCACGGCGCCGGCCGCCTCCTGCTCGCGGATTTCGGGCAGCACTGCCGGGGCAACGACCCGGACGCCGGCCCCCGCCTCGCGCAATACCCGCAACTTGCGGGCGGCAACCGCGCCGCCCCCCACGATCAGGGCGGTCCGTTTCCGCATATCTATGTTCAGGGCAAGGTGCGGCATGAGACTTTCTTCCGGGAAACGCCCCCGGCCCCCCTCGCTCATTGGGACAGGTTGCCGGTACGGCCGGAGACAACGGTCGATTTTGATCGGAAAGTTGACAACATACAACCTTTGGTCCCGTAATTCAATAAATGGGATATATTCTGAGTTTATTCTTGATTTTTTCCCCGGCTAGTATATGATTTTTTACATATGAACTCATCAAAAGGAGATGCTTTTTATGTCCAGTGAAAAGGTAATTGCATTCACCGACGCTAATTTCGAGCGCGAGGTGATCCAGTCCGATACTCCCGTGCTCGTTGACTTCTGGGCAACATGGTGCGCCCCCTGCAAGGCTATCTCTCCGCTTGTGGATGCCGTTGCCGACGAATATGCCGGCAAGGTCAAGGTAGGCAAGGTCAATGTGGACGAGAACCAGGCCACACCGGGTAAATACGGCGTGCGCGGCATTCCCACCATCATCCTGTTCAAGGGCGGCGTCGTCGTCGACCAGATCGTCGGGGCGGTTCCCAAATCGCAGCTGGATGCCCTGATCGCCAAGGCGCTCTAACTTACCATGAAACGTATCAGGCCAACCCGTCGGCTTGTCGCAAGCCTCGCCCTGGCAGGACTCATAGCCCTCCTGCCGGCCCAACTCCTGGCGTTGCCCCGCAAAGGGCAGCCGGCGCCCGCATTCAAGGTGGTCACCACGTCGGGACAGGCGGTATCCCTGAGTAACTATCAGGGCTACGTGCTGGTGGTCGACTTCTTTGCCACGTGGTGCGAGCCCTGCCGTATGTCCATCCCCCACCTGGTGAAGATGAACCAGAAATACGGGAAACAGGGGCTGCAGATCCTGGGCCTGAGCGCCGACGAGGATGGGCCGCTCGTCGTCAAGTCGTTTGCCGCGGAACATCACATGAATTATCCCGTCGCCCTGGCGGGTGATACGACGGAAGATTTTGGCGTCCGCTCGGTTCCGGTCATGATCGTCATCGATAAAAAAGGCAAGGTTTCCGAGGTATT
Encoded proteins:
- a CDS encoding bifunctional precorrin-2 dehydrogenase/sirohydrochlorin ferrochelatase, with translation MPHLALNIDMRKRTALIVGGGAVAARKLRVLREAGAGVRVVAPAVLPEIREQEAAGAVTVRIGCYEAADLDGIALVVAATDDAAVNRRVAAEAGEKGILVAVADRPEAGDCHFPAILRRGALEISVSTGGRCPALAAEVRDAIAGMIGNDYAGLVEQLAAEREKLLTEGNGTTYNKTLLRTMARRLVAELSARKDIS
- the trxA gene encoding thioredoxin, coding for MSSEKVIAFTDANFEREVIQSDTPVLVDFWATWCAPCKAISPLVDAVADEYAGKVKVGKVNVDENQATPGKYGVRGIPTIILFKGGVVVDQIVGAVPKSQLDALIAKAL
- a CDS encoding TlpA disulfide reductase family protein, producing the protein MKRIRPTRRLVASLALAGLIALLPAQLLALPRKGQPAPAFKVVTTSGQAVSLSNYQGYVLVVDFFATWCEPCRMSIPHLVKMNQKYGKQGLQILGLSADEDGPLVVKSFAAEHHMNYPVALAGDTTEDFGVRSVPVMIVIDKKGKVSEVFRGFSDEIADSMESLIKKLLAEK